DNA from Krasilnikovia cinnamomea:
ATGAGCAGCGAGACCGTGAACCCGACGCCGCCCAGCATCGACAGGCCTAGGACGTCCCACCAGCTCAGCCCCTCCGCGAGCCGGGCCCGGGTGAAACGCTGCACCAGCCAGGTCGCCCCGGTGATGCCGACCGTCTTGCCCAGCACCAGCCCCACCACGATGCCGAGCGTGACCGCGTCGCCCAGGGCCACCCCGATCCCGCCGGTCAGCGTGACGCCCGCGGCGAAGAACGCGAACACCGGCACGGCGACACCGGCCGACACGGGCCGCCACCGGTGCTCGAAGTGCTCGGCCAGGCACGGCTCATCACCGTTCCCGGGCCGGGCGACCGGGACGGTGAACGCCAGCAGCACCGCGGCCACCGTGGCGTGCACCCCCGAGGCGTGCACCAGCGTCCAGGTCGTGAACGCCAGCGGCAGCAGCATCCACCACGCGCGTACCTGGCGCTGCGCCAGCACCCCGAACACGGCCAGCGGCAGCGCGGCCAGCAGCAGCGGCCCCGGGTGCAGCGTCGCCGTGTAGAACACCGCGATGATGATGATCGCCAGCAGGTCGTCCACCACCGCGAGGGTCAGCAGGAAGGTGCGCATCGCGGTCGGCAGGTGGGTGTTGATCAGACCGAGTACGGCCAGCGCGAAGGCGATGTCGGTGGCGGTGGGGATCGCCCACCCCCGCAGCGCCCCGTCCGGAGCGTTCAGGGTGATCGCCACGAAGCACAGCGCCGGAACGATCATCCCGCCGACCGCGGCGGCGACCGGCAGCGCCGCGCGCCGGGGGTCGCGCAGGTCACCGGCGAGGAACTCCCGCTTGACCTCCAGCCCGGCCACGAAGAAGAAGATCGCCAGCAGGCCGTCCGCGGCCCACGTGCTCAGGGTGAGATCCAGATGCAGCGCGGCCGGGCCGACCCGGATGTCGGCCAGCTGGTGGTAGACGTCGGACCACTTCGAGTTCGCCCAGATCAGCGCGGTCAGGGCCGCGCACATCAGCAGGACGCCGCCGACCGTCTCCCGGCGCAGGATGTCCGCGATGCGGCTCGCCTCGGCCCAGCTCCCGCGCCCGAACAGTCGTGGTGCGGCCATGACGTACCTCCGGTTGAGGGGATTACGACACCGCCGACCAGACTTCCCGGCACACCATCGCCGACTCTACCGGCAGCGCGCCGGGTCCGCGCGCCGGTGCTCAGAGCAGGCGCAGCCGGACGCGGCGGTTCTGCCGGCCCTTGCTTTCCACCTTGACGATCTGCACCCGGCCGACCTGCGCGGTCGATGCCACGTGGGTGCCACCGTCAGCCTGCACATCCAGTCCGACGATGTCCACGACCCGGATCTCCGGCATGTCCAGCGGCGGCAGCGCGTCCTGGGTGCGTACCAGGTCCGGGATGGCCAGGGCCTCAGCGCGGGGCAGCACCCGCGCCACGATCTTGCGGTCGGCGGTGATCTCCGCGTTGACCGCGTCCTCCAGCGACTGCTTGAACCCGGCCGGCACCTCGGGCAGGTTGAAGTCCATCCGCGCCTCGCCGGGCTGCATGTTGCCGCCGGTCACCAGTGCGCCGAAGTCGCGGAACACCGTGCCGCACAGGATGTGCAGCCCGGAATGGGTACGCATCAGGGTGCTGCGCCGGTCGTCGTCGAGGGCTCCGCGTACGGTGGTTCCGGCCGGTGGCACCGGGTCACCCGGGGCGGGGATCAGGTACAGGTCGTCACCCTTGCGGGTGTCCACGATCCGGGTCTGTACCCCCTGCCAGAGGAGTACACCGTGGTCCGGTGGCTGACCGCCGCCGCCCGGATAGAACGCCGAACGGTCCAGCACGATGCCGCCCTCGGGGTCGGCGGAGACCACGGTGCAGTCCCACTCGCGGATCGTCGGGTCGACCCAGTCCAGCCGATGCGTGTGTCCGTGCTGCTCGAACGCCATCGCAGCAGTCTAGGTCCGGCCAGGTGCCGGGGTGGCTACCCGGCGCGGCGCCGGAAAGCCAAGTCAGCGTTCGGCCACGGGTTCCTGCCGGATCCGGCCATTCTGCGACCGTACACACCGGACCTAGCCTCGGACCGTCATGGACTTTCGTCTGCTTGGTGAGTTCGAAGCCGTTCACGAGTCGCGTCCGGTCCCGGTGGGGCGGCGCCAGGAACGGCAGGCGCTGGCCGCCCTGCTGATCGTCCCGGCGGGCCGGGCGGTCTCCACGGACCGGCTGGTCGACACGGTCTGGCCCGAGGACCCGCCCCGCACCGCCCGCGCCACCCTGCACACGTACGTGGCGCGGTTGCGCCAGGCGCTGGAACCGTACGGGGTGCGGATCGTGCACGTCGGCGACGGGTACCGGATCGATCCCGGCCCGGCCACGGTGGACGCGTACCGGTTCCGGGAGCTCGCGGCCGCCGCCGAGGCCACCGCCGACCCGGCGCAGCGGGCCCGGCTGGCCGCGTCGGCGCTGGCGCTGTGGCGCGGCGACCTGCCCGCCGAACAGGAGCTGACCACGCTGCGGCTGACCGTCGCCGAGCGGTACGCGCGACTGCGGCTGGACGCGGGCGATCCGGCCGCCGACCTGCTCCCGCTGGCCCGGGCGTACCCGGCCCGGGAGCGGCTGGCCGGTCTGGTGATGACCGCGCTGCACCGTGCGGGCCGCCGCGCGGACGCGCTGGCGCTGTTCAGCCGGGTCGCGCGGGCGCTCGCCGAGCAGGGCGGCGAGCCCGGCCCGGAGCTCGGGCGCCTGCGCGACCGGGTGGCCCGGGCCGATCCGGGGCTGGACCGGCCGCCCGCGCCCGGGTACGCCGTGCGCGTCCGCGACGAGTGGCTGCCCTGGCTCACGGGCGGCCACCCGGCGCTGGAGTTCTGCAACACGTACGCCGGGTGGGGCGCCCACCGGCCGCCCCGCGTCCCGGCCGGTGGGTTCCGGGCGGAGTGGCTGCGCTCGTACCGCGCCCTCGCCGCGTGGGTGGGTCATGTCGGGCTGGCCGACGACTGGGTCGTGACGCGGCTGCTGACGGCCGCCCGCCGCGACCCCGTGCACGCGGCGGATGTCCTGGCCGAGGCGCGGGACCTGCGCGCCCACCTGTACGCCTGCCTCACCGACGAGCGGGACGCGGCCGCGTTCAAGGCCGTGGCGGACGCGGCCGAGTCGGCGGGCCGGTCGGCGACGTTCGCCCGTGGCGAGGACGGCCTGGGCCGCTGGCGGGTCTCGCCGAGCGCCGGGTTGCGCCTGCCGGTGCGGGCTGCCGCGTTGAGCGCCGCGCACCTGCTGGCGGACCCCCGGCGGTTCACGGTGCGCGCCTGCCCCGGCGAGCACTGCGGCTGGCTGTTCCTGGATGAGCAGGGTCAACGGCGCTGGTGCAGCGTCGGTACCTGCGGCGGCGCCTGAGCGACGGCCGGGCCTGAGCGACGGCCGGGCCTGAGCGACGGCCGGGCCTGAGCGACGGCCGGGCCCGAGCCACCGGCCGGGTCCGGCCGCCAGGCCCCTACAGGCGGCGCCGGAACCCGTCGACGGTGGGCCGCCAGTCGGCGCCGTCGCGGCTGTCGGCGGTCAGGCCCAGCGCCGCGGCGATCGTGAGGAGCAGGAAGAAGACGAGAATGCTGAGTGCCATGATGACGTACCCCTGTCCGGCGTGACGGCCGGTGCGCACCGGGTGTGTTAGATACAGCCTGCCCCGGTGTCCGGGCCGCCGACAGTGGCAGAGATGCCATACATCCACAAAATCCTGCCACGCGGCGTAGGCTGGTCGCATGCTGGAGCGGATCGCCGTCATCGCACTGCCCGAGGCCGCCGTCTTCGAACTGGGCGTGCTCTGCGAACTCTTCGGGTACGACCGCACCGCCGAGGGCCTGCCCGGGTACGACTTCGCGGTGTGCAGTCCCGGCGGGCGGCCGGTCCGCACGCACGCGGGCTTCTCGATCACCACCGGACACGACCTGACGCCCGTCGAGTCGGCGGATCTGGTGGCCGTGGCCCCGTACGGATATGAGCAGGATCCGCCCGCCGAGGTGCTGGCCGCGCTGCGCCGGGCGCACGCCCGCGGCGCCTGGCTGATGAGCATGTGTACCGGTGCGTTCGCGCTGGGCGCGGCGGGGCTGCTCGACGGGCGCCGCTGCACCACCCACTGGCGGCACACCGAGGCGCTGGCCGCGCGGTTCCCGGCCGCCCGGGTCGACCCCGACGTGCTGTACGTCGCCGACGATCGCGTGCTCACCAGCGCCGGCACGGCGGCCAGCATCGATCTCGGCCTGCACCTGGTCCGCCAGGAGCACGGCTCGGCGGTGGCCACGATGCTGGCGCGCCGGATGGTGGTTCCGCCGCACCGCGACGGCGGGCAGGCGCAGTTCATCGAGACCCCGGTGCCGGAGCTGGGCCACTGCGACACGTTGCAGCCGGTGTTGACCCGCGTGCTGGAGGAGCTCGACCGGGAACACACGGTCGAGACGATGGCGGCGCAGGCGCACATGGCGCCCCGGACGTTCGCCCGGCGCTTCCGGGCGGAGACGGGGGTGACGCCGCACGACTGGCTGACCGGTCAGCGGGTGCTGCTGGCCCGGCGCCTGCTGGAGGACTCCGACCTGGGTGTCGACGCGATCGCGGTCCGGGCGGGGTTCGGGTCGGCGGCCACGCTGCGACACCACTTCACCCGGCGGCTCAGCACGACCCCGCAGGCGTACCGGGCGACCTTCCAGCACCGGGCCGCCTGACTATTCAGTGCGGTACCGGCACTGGCTCCTCGACGAGTTCGCCGAGGAGCTTCGTGACCTCCAGGACCATGCGGACCACCGGGCCGGGATTGCGCAGGCGCAACGGAATTCCTTGGGCGTCCGCGGCCCGCTTCGCGGCGACGAACACGCCGATGCCGGCGGAGTCCAGGAACGTCACATCGCTGAGGTCGACCACGATCCGGCCGCCGACCCGGGAGGTCACCACCTCGCGCAGCACGCCTCGTACGGCTGCGGCGGTGTGGATGTCGATGTCTCCCTCCGGGGAGACGATCACCGTGTCGTCGGCCAGTTGCAGGGTGCAGTCGAACGGCATGACGGTCCCGCCTCTCCATGGGATGCCAGCGCCCGGTGGCGCGGTTGCGCACACTGTGCCCACCGCCGGGGGTGCGTATGCCGTCCGGTGATCGCCTTGGCACGAACCTGGGAGCACGAACCGGAGGAGATATATCCCTCTTAACCTATGGGATATGAGGCTACGGGGTGGTGTCGCCGGGTAGGGTGCAGCGCATGGAGCGGCAAGTTCACCTGACCCGGCGCCGGGTCGTCGACTTCCGCCTGGTGGCCAGCAGCGCCTGTTGAGCGCCCGGACGATGGCCTCGGCGCCGAACGGCGCGGCCGTCGTCTCGCTCGGCGATGACTCGGAAGCCGGCCCGGACGCCCGCTGGCACCCCGAGGGCGCCGCCCCCGGCAGTTCTCCCGTTCGATCCGTACCGCGTGCCGCCGTGCGCTGGTGCGTTAAACCTACTAAACACATAGGCATTAGGAGTATTGGAGGCCGTCATGGCGCACGTAGGAACAGTCATCGATCACCTGGCCGTCGCCCGCCGCTACGCGGACGACCCGGTCGCCTGGCCGGTCGCACCACGATTCAGCGCGACCGGCCGGTGGTATGCGAGGATCGCGGAGCATCGCGAATACGAGGTGTGGCTGCTCACCTGGCTACCCGGCCAGGGGACGGATCTGCACGACCACGGTGGCTCGGCCGGCGCCCTGCACGTGGTCAGCGGCTCGCTCGTCGAGGACGTGGTCGCGCCGGTCGCGGACGGAGGATTCCGGATGAACGTACGGCACCTCGACGCGGGTATCGGACACGCCTTCGGCCCCCGGTACGTGCACCGGATCGTCAACCGCTCCCGCCGCCCGGCCGTCAGCGTGCACGTGTACGGTCCCGCGCTGACCAGCATGACCCGGTACCGCCTGAGCGCCGTCGGCCTGGAGGTCGCCGAGGTCGAGCGCGCCGGGGTCCAGTGGTGAGCGCCGCCCCGCCCGGCTCGTACGGGATCGACGAACTGCTGGCCCAGGCCCGCGCCCGGCTCGACCGGCTGTCCCCGCAGGCGGCGTACGCGGCGCAGCGGGACGGCGCCGTACTGGTGGACATCCGCCCGGCGGCGCAGCGGGCCGAGCACGGCGAGATCCCGGGTGCGCTGGTGGTCGAGCGCAACGTCCTGGAGTGGCGGTTCGACCCGCGCAGCGATGCCCGGCTGCCCATCGCCGACCGCTTCGACCTGCAGGTCATCGTGGTCTGCCAGGAGGGCTACACGTCGTCACTGGCCGCGGATGCGCTGCAGACCATCGGCCTGCGGCGGGCCACGGACCTGGCGGGTGGCTTCGCCGCGTGGCGGGCCGCCGACCTGCCCACCACCCCCGGCGACGTCGGCGCGGGCGGTGGGCGGCAGGACGGGTCAGGAGCCGGTCAGGCCCCAGCGGCGGCGTAGCGCGTTGTCGGCGGCGTTGAAGAGGATGTCGATGAAGATGCCCAGAATCAGCACGACGATGATGTAGGCGACCACCAGCGGGGCGTTCACGAGGTCGCGGGCGCCCTGCATCCGGGCGCCGATGGACAGCGCGCCCGGCACGATGACCAGCAGCTCGCCGGCCATGAGGCTGCGCCAGGAGAACGCCCAGCCCTGCTTGAGCCCGGAGATGAACGAGGGCAGCGAGGCGGGCAGGATCAGGTGCCGGTACTTGGCGAAGCCGCGCATGCCGAGCACCTGCCCGACCCGCAGCCAGGTCCGTGGCACGTAGTCGATGCCGCTGATCAGCCCGTTCGCCACCGACGGCGTGGCACCGATCACGACGACGAACATGATGGCGCTCTCGCTGATCTGGAACAGCAGGATGGCCAGCGGGAACCACATGATCGACGGCATGGTCTGCAGCCCCGTGATCAGCGAGCCGATGGCCGCGCGCAGCGGGCTGAATCGGGCCACCGCGGCGCCGATCACCGTGCCGAGGAGCACGGCCAGCGCGAATCCGGTGATCGCCCGGGTCATGGTGAGCTGGATCGACTCCCAGAACTCGCCCGTGCTGATCAGGGAACCCAGCTCGCTGAAGACCTCACCGGGCGAGGGCAGCGCGTACGGCGGCCTCAGCTCGGCCCAGTAGACGGCCTGCCACAACGCGACGACGATCCCGACCGCCAGCAGTTTCGGCCAGGCGGAACGCCAGACGGCGGCGCCGACGCGGCCCAGCGTCCGCTCCTCGACCACGCGGCCGCCCAGTTCGAGCGCGTCGAGCCCGGTGACCTGGTCGGCGCCCGACGTGTCGCGGTCCGTCCCCTGGGTGGGTGCGTCAGTGGGCATGGCGGGAGACCTCCGCGCGCAGTCGGTCGGTGATGGTCGCGGCCAGCGCCGAGACCTCGGGCGAGTCGATGCGCCGGGGGCGTGCGTGGGGCACCGGGAAGTCCTCGATGACCCGGCCGGGACGGCTGCTCAGCAGCACCACCCGGTCGCCGAGCCGGACCGCCTCGCGCACGTTGTGCGTGACGAACAGGACCGTCAGCTCCTGTTCGCGCCAGATCCGTTCCATCTCGTCGTGCAGGATGTCACGGGTCATCGCGTCCAGGGCGCCGAACGGCTCGTCCATGAGCAGCACGTCGGCCTCCTGCGCCAGCGCGCGGGCCAGCGCGACCCGCTGCCGCATGCCGCCGGACAGCTCGTGCGGCCGCTTGTCGCCGAAACCCTTGAGACGTACGGTCTCCAGCAGTTGGGCGGCCCGTTCGCGGCGTTCCGCGCGGCCGAAACCCCGCAGGCGCAGGGCGATCTCCACGTTGCCCGCGACCGACAGCCACGGGAACAGCGCGGCCTCCTGGAACATCAGGGCGACCCGGCGGCCACCGGTGTCCAGGACGCCGCCGCTGATCTGGTCGAGCCCGGCGACCAGCGACAGCAGGGTGCTCTTGCCGCAGCCGGAGGCGCCGAGCAGGCAGACGAACTCGCCCGGGTACACGTCGAGGGAGACGCGGTCGAGGGCGAGCAGCGCGCCGTCGCCGCGACCGTACTGTTTCGACACGCCGTCCAGGCGGACGACCGCGCTGGTGCGCTGGCCGCCCGCCTGCCAGGTGTCCTGAGCGGTGAGGCTCATGGACTTCTGCCTTTCCTGCTTAGGCCGCGCTGTCGTTGACCGCGGGCTTGCCCGAGGCGGTCAGCAGCTCGTTGAGCGGGCTGAGGTTGTAGATGCCCTTGAGGTCCACGGGCTCCAGCAATCCGACCTCCTCGGCGTGCTTGGCGCTGCCGTACAACGAGGGCGCGATCGGGTCGACCGTGAAGGTGAGGTTGGCGAACGCCGACTTCAGGACGGGGTCCTTGAGGGGCTTGCCGGTGAGCGCGGCGAGCTGGTCGTTGGTCGCCTTCTCGGCGGCGGCCTTGTCGGTGTTCAGGTAGTTCACCGCCGCGATGTGGCCCTGCAGCAGCTTCTTGACGGTCGCCGGGTGCTGCTCGAGGAACTTCTGCGACACGATGAGGTGCGTGGTGACGAACTGGCCGCCGGGCCAGAGGGTCTTCTCGTCGACCAGCACCTTGCCCTTGGATTCGGTCACCATCTTGGCGACGTTCGGCTCCGGCACCCAGGCGCCGTCGATGGAGCCCTGGGCGAAAGCCTGCACCGCGGTCGCGTTGTCCTGCGGCAGGATGGAGACGTCGCCGCCGCCCTGCTGGTCGGCGTTGAGGCCCTGGCCCTTGAGCCAGTGGCGCAGCGCCACGTCCTGCGTGTTGCCGAGCTGCGGCGTGGCGATCTTCTTGCCCTTGAGGTCGGCCGCGGAGTTGATGCCCTGCTTTACGACCAGCGCGGCGCCGCCCGAGGTGCTGCCCGCGATGATCTTCAGCGCGGTGCCCTTGGACTTGGCCCAGCCGTTGATCGCGGGGTTCGGGCCGATGTAGGTGGCGTCGATGGCGCCCGAGAACAGCGCTTCGATCGCGGCCGGGCCGGCGCTGAAGGTCTTCGCCTCCAGCTTGGTGCTGCCCAGCGCCTGGGTGAACAGACCGTTCTTCACGCCGACCAGGGCGGGGGCGTGGGTGATGTTCGGGAAGTAGCCGAGGCGCAGCGCCGTCGCCTCGCCGCTGGCGTCCGCGGTGGATTTGTCGTCGTCACCGCAGGCGCTCAACGCGGTTGCGGCGGCCAGGGCGGCCGCCGCAATGGCGAAGGCGCGGGTTATGCGGGAGCTCATGTGCACTCCTAGGTGGTTTGTACTGTGCTGGTGGCCGAGAGGTCGGCCAGAGTGGTGGTGTCCAGAACGCCCTCGATGGCGTCCCGGACGGCGAGCCACACGTCGCGCAGACCGGCGGCCGCCCCGTGGTAACGGGCGACCTCCGTGGGTTGTCCGCGCACGGAACTCAGTGCACCGCCAGTCGCCCGAACCACGTCCCCGATCGCGATCTCCGTCGGGGGGCGGGTCAGGGCGTACCCCCCGTCCATCCCGCGGTGGCTGTGCAGCAGCCCGGCGCGACGCAGGTCGAGCAGGATGCCGTGCAGGAAGCTGAGCGGGATGTCCTGGGTCGCCGCGAGTTCCGCCGCCTTCACGAGCCGCGGGTGAGCGGCGGTGATGGCGAGCATTGCCCGGACGGCGTAGTCGGTGCGCGCTGAGACGTACACGGTGGTGACGTCCTCTCCCCGACGGTGTGGATCTTATCTTCGGAATCTCGATCTGGTTGGTGGGAATACTCGATGATGCAGGGTATGGCTGTCAAGCGGGGATCTTCACCCGATCGGGTTGCATTCCACCAATCCTACGTGTTCAGTAGAGATTCCCCCGTGGAGGAGGCACGATGCCACTACCCGACTTCCTCATCGCCGGAGTGCCGAAGGCGGGCACCACGGCACT
Protein-coding regions in this window:
- a CDS encoding ABC transporter permease, with protein sequence MPTDAPTQGTDRDTSGADQVTGLDALELGGRVVEERTLGRVGAAVWRSAWPKLLAVGIVVALWQAVYWAELRPPYALPSPGEVFSELGSLISTGEFWESIQLTMTRAITGFALAVLLGTVIGAAVARFSPLRAAIGSLITGLQTMPSIMWFPLAILLFQISESAIMFVVVIGATPSVANGLISGIDYVPRTWLRVGQVLGMRGFAKYRHLILPASLPSFISGLKQGWAFSWRSLMAGELLVIVPGALSIGARMQGARDLVNAPLVVAYIIVVLILGIFIDILFNAADNALRRRWGLTGS
- a CDS encoding STAS domain-containing protein — its product is MPFDCTLQLADDTVIVSPEGDIDIHTAAAVRGVLREVVTSRVGGRIVVDLSDVTFLDSAGIGVFVAAKRAADAQGIPLRLRNPGPVVRMVLEVTKLLGELVEEPVPVPH
- a CDS encoding GlxA family transcriptional regulator, which encodes MLERIAVIALPEAAVFELGVLCELFGYDRTAEGLPGYDFAVCSPGGRPVRTHAGFSITTGHDLTPVESADLVAVAPYGYEQDPPAEVLAALRRAHARGAWLMSMCTGAFALGAAGLLDGRRCTTHWRHTEALAARFPAARVDPDVLYVADDRVLTSAGTAASIDLGLHLVRQEHGSAVATMLARRMVVPPHRDGGQAQFIETPVPELGHCDTLQPVLTRVLEELDREHTVETMAAQAHMAPRTFARRFRAETGVTPHDWLTGQRVLLARRLLEDSDLGVDAIAVRAGFGSAATLRHHFTRRLSTTPQAYRATFQHRAA
- a CDS encoding ABC transporter substrate-binding protein; protein product: MSSRITRAFAIAAAALAAATALSACGDDDKSTADASGEATALRLGYFPNITHAPALVGVKNGLFTQALGSTKLEAKTFSAGPAAIEALFSGAIDATYIGPNPAINGWAKSKGTALKIIAGSTSGGAALVVKQGINSAADLKGKKIATPQLGNTQDVALRHWLKGQGLNADQQGGGDVSILPQDNATAVQAFAQGSIDGAWVPEPNVAKMVTESKGKVLVDEKTLWPGGQFVTTHLIVSQKFLEQHPATVKKLLQGHIAAVNYLNTDKAAAEKATNDQLAALTGKPLKDPVLKSAFANLTFTVDPIAPSLYGSAKHAEEVGLLEPVDLKGIYNLSPLNELLTASGKPAVNDSAA
- a CDS encoding BTAD domain-containing putative transcriptional regulator; translated protein: MDFRLLGEFEAVHESRPVPVGRRQERQALAALLIVPAGRAVSTDRLVDTVWPEDPPRTARATLHTYVARLRQALEPYGVRIVHVGDGYRIDPGPATVDAYRFRELAAAAEATADPAQRARLAASALALWRGDLPAEQELTTLRLTVAERYARLRLDAGDPAADLLPLARAYPARERLAGLVMTALHRAGRRADALALFSRVARALAEQGGEPGPELGRLRDRVARADPGLDRPPAPGYAVRVRDEWLPWLTGGHPALEFCNTYAGWGAHRPPRVPAGGFRAEWLRSYRALAAWVGHVGLADDWVVTRLLTAARRDPVHAADVLAEARDLRAHLYACLTDERDAAAFKAVADAAESAGRSATFARGEDGLGRWRVSPSAGLRLPVRAAALSAAHLLADPRRFTVRACPGEHCGWLFLDEQGQRRWCSVGTCGGA
- a CDS encoding RrF2 family transcriptional regulator, with amino-acid sequence MYVSARTDYAVRAMLAITAAHPRLVKAAELAATQDIPLSFLHGILLDLRRAGLLHSHRGMDGGYALTRPPTEIAIGDVVRATGGALSSVRGQPTEVARYHGAAAGLRDVWLAVRDAIEGVLDTTTLADLSATSTVQTT
- the nhaA gene encoding Na+/H+ antiporter NhaA, with the protein product MAAPRLFGRGSWAEASRIADILRRETVGGVLLMCAALTALIWANSKWSDVYHQLADIRVGPAALHLDLTLSTWAADGLLAIFFFVAGLEVKREFLAGDLRDPRRAALPVAAAVGGMIVPALCFVAITLNAPDGALRGWAIPTATDIAFALAVLGLINTHLPTAMRTFLLTLAVVDDLLAIIIIAVFYTATLHPGPLLLAALPLAVFGVLAQRQVRAWWMLLPLAFTTWTLVHASGVHATVAAVLLAFTVPVARPGNGDEPCLAEHFEHRWRPVSAGVAVPVFAFFAAGVTLTGGIGVALGDAVTLGIVVGLVLGKTVGITGATWLVQRFTRARLAEGLSWWDVLGLSMLGGVGFTVSLLIGELAFGVGTDREQHMKLGVLIGSVLAAGLATAVLRARNRHYRSICAEEGVDSDADGVPDVYQRQD
- a CDS encoding alanyl-tRNA editing protein, translating into MAFEQHGHTHRLDWVDPTIREWDCTVVSADPEGGIVLDRSAFYPGGGGQPPDHGVLLWQGVQTRIVDTRKGDDLYLIPAPGDPVPPAGTTVRGALDDDRRSTLMRTHSGLHILCGTVFRDFGALVTGGNMQPGEARMDFNLPEVPAGFKQSLEDAVNAEITADRKIVARVLPRAEALAIPDLVRTQDALPPLDMPEIRVVDIVGLDVQADGGTHVASTAQVGRVQIVKVESKGRQNRRVRLRLL
- a CDS encoding cysteine dioxygenase; the protein is MAHVGTVIDHLAVARRYADDPVAWPVAPRFSATGRWYARIAEHREYEVWLLTWLPGQGTDLHDHGGSAGALHVVSGSLVEDVVAPVADGGFRMNVRHLDAGIGHAFGPRYVHRIVNRSRRPAVSVHVYGPALTSMTRYRLSAVGLEVAEVERAGVQW
- a CDS encoding ABC transporter ATP-binding protein, producing MSLTAQDTWQAGGQRTSAVVRLDGVSKQYGRGDGALLALDRVSLDVYPGEFVCLLGASGCGKSTLLSLVAGLDQISGGVLDTGGRRVALMFQEAALFPWLSVAGNVEIALRLRGFGRAERRERAAQLLETVRLKGFGDKRPHELSGGMRQRVALARALAQEADVLLMDEPFGALDAMTRDILHDEMERIWREQELTVLFVTHNVREAVRLGDRVVLLSSRPGRVIEDFPVPHARPRRIDSPEVSALAATITDRLRAEVSRHAH
- a CDS encoding rhodanese-like domain-containing protein → MSAAPPGSYGIDELLAQARARLDRLSPQAAYAAQRDGAVLVDIRPAAQRAEHGEIPGALVVERNVLEWRFDPRSDARLPIADRFDLQVIVVCQEGYTSSLAADALQTIGLRRATDLAGGFAAWRAADLPTTPGDVGAGGGRQDGSGAGQAPAAA